One genomic segment of Micromonospora sp. WMMC415 includes these proteins:
- a CDS encoding ammonium transporter, producing the protein MPEAPTIDGANTTWLLVSTALVLLMTPGLALFYGGLNRAKGVLNMMMMSFSAIGLISVLWWFYGFSIAFGSDVNGFWGDPTAYLGTKTFLAETDLWGATAENPSGIGVPLYVFMAFQMVFAVITVALISGAISDRAKFGGWLLFAFGWATLVYFPVAHWVWGGGIIGGDIHALDFAGGTAVHINAGAAALAVALVLGKRLGWPREGMKPHNIPLVALGAGLLWFGWFGFNAGSELTVDSVAGLAFINTQLATAAAVLGWIVVEWIKDTKPTMVGASSGAIAGLVAITPACGFIAPWAAVLLGLVAGAVCALAVSLKYKLGYDDSLDVVGVHFVGGWIGSLWLGLFATNSVNAAITDVVGASDGLFYGGGVTQLGRQALAGLIVTAWSFAVAWVLAFAIEKTMGFRVAAEAEVQGVDITEHAESGYDLSPAGGGSGGAFAMAGLSGGKPAAETAGPSTEPATEPVNEKVAG; encoded by the coding sequence GTGCCTGAAGCACCGACGATCGATGGCGCCAACACCACGTGGCTGCTGGTTTCGACGGCGCTCGTGCTGCTCATGACTCCCGGCCTGGCGCTGTTCTACGGCGGCCTCAACCGGGCCAAGGGCGTTTTGAACATGATGATGATGAGCTTCTCCGCGATCGGGCTCATCTCCGTTCTGTGGTGGTTTTACGGTTTCAGCATCGCCTTCGGTAGCGATGTCAACGGGTTCTGGGGCGACCCGACCGCGTACCTCGGCACCAAGACGTTCCTCGCCGAGACCGACCTCTGGGGCGCGACGGCGGAGAACCCGAGCGGCATCGGCGTGCCGCTGTACGTCTTCATGGCGTTCCAGATGGTCTTCGCGGTGATCACCGTGGCGCTCATCAGCGGCGCCATCTCCGACCGGGCCAAGTTCGGCGGCTGGCTGCTGTTCGCGTTCGGCTGGGCGACGCTGGTCTACTTCCCGGTGGCCCACTGGGTGTGGGGCGGCGGCATCATCGGCGGTGACATCCACGCGCTGGACTTCGCCGGCGGCACCGCCGTGCACATCAACGCCGGCGCCGCCGCGCTGGCCGTCGCGCTGGTCCTCGGCAAGCGGCTGGGCTGGCCGCGCGAGGGCATGAAGCCGCACAACATCCCGCTGGTCGCGCTCGGCGCCGGCCTGCTCTGGTTCGGCTGGTTCGGGTTCAACGCGGGCTCCGAGTTGACCGTCGACTCGGTGGCCGGCCTCGCCTTCATCAACACCCAGCTCGCCACCGCGGCCGCGGTGCTCGGCTGGATCGTGGTCGAGTGGATCAAGGACACGAAGCCGACCATGGTCGGTGCCTCCTCCGGCGCGATCGCCGGTCTGGTCGCGATCACCCCGGCCTGTGGCTTCATCGCCCCCTGGGCGGCGGTCCTGCTCGGCCTCGTGGCCGGCGCGGTCTGCGCCCTGGCGGTCAGCCTCAAGTACAAGCTCGGCTACGACGACTCGCTCGACGTGGTGGGTGTGCACTTCGTCGGTGGCTGGATCGGCTCGCTCTGGCTCGGCCTCTTCGCCACCAACTCGGTCAACGCCGCGATCACCGACGTGGTGGGCGCCTCCGACGGCCTCTTCTACGGCGGCGGGGTGACCCAGCTCGGCCGGCAGGCCCTGGCGGGCCTGATCGTCACCGCCTGGTCGTTCGCCGTGGCCTGGGTGCTCGCCTTCGCGATCGAGAAGACCATGGGCTTCCGGGTCGCCGCCGAGGCCGAGGTCCAGGGCGTGGACATCACCGAGCACGCGGAGAGCGGCTACGACCTGTCGCCCGCCGGTGGCGGCAGCGGAGGCGCGTTCGCGATGGCCGGCCTGTCCGGCGGGAAGCCGGCGGCGGAGACCGCCGGGCCCAGCACCGAGCCGGCCACCGAGCCGGTCAACGAGAAGGTCGCCGGTTAA